A stretch of the Argentina anserina chromosome 6, drPotAnse1.1, whole genome shotgun sequence genome encodes the following:
- the LOC126798828 gene encoding NDR1/HIN1-like protein 10, protein MSDKQAHLNGAYYGPSIPAGENYHRPGRGGGPLGCCCSCIFGLIFKLIFAAVVFSGIAFLVFWLIVRPTRVKFHVTDATLTQFNYSSDNNLHYNLALNLSIRNPNKKIGVYYDRIEARALYEGQRFSTVTLTPFYQGHKTTNVLNPVFKGQQLIVGSDLLEEFNEQKTAGVYEIEMKLYLRIRFKLGRIKTGKFKPRVECDLKVPLSQSGNSVGTFQTEKCSIDYFN, encoded by the coding sequence ATGTCAGATAAACAAGCCCACTTGAACGGGGCCTACTACGGCCCCTCAATCCCAGCGGGAGAGAACTACCACCGCCCTGGCCGGGGTGGAGGTCCTCTCGGTTGCTGCTGCAGCTGCATCTTCGGTCTCATATTTAAGCTGATCTTCGCCGCAGTCGTCTTCAGTGGAATAGCCTTCCTCGTCTTCTGGCTCATTGTCAGGCCAactagagtgaagtttcacgtGACCGATGCCACCCTCACCCAGTTCAACTACTCCTCCGACAACAACCTGCACTACAATCTCGCTCTCAACCTCAGCATCCGAAACCCCAACAAAAAGATCGGCGTCTACTATGATCGGATCGAAGCCCGAGCTCTTTACGAAGGCCAGAGGTTCAGTACGGTTACTCTGACCCCATTTTATCAAGGCCACAAAACCACAAACGTGTTGAACCCGGTGTTCAAGGGACAGCAATTGATCGTTGGATCCGACTTGCTTGAGGAGTTTAACGAACAGAAGACTGCTGGGGTTTACGAGATTGAAATGAAACTTTATCTGAGGATTCGGTTCAAGTTGGGTAGAATCAAGACCGGAAAGTTCAAGCCTAGGGTTGAATGTGACTTGAAGGTTCCTTTGAGTCAGAGTGGAAATTCAGTGGGCACTTTTCAGACTGAGAAGTGCTCCATTGATTACTTCAACTGA
- the LOC126796898 gene encoding uncharacterized protein LOC126796898, with translation METTPPGHIKINIDGAWIKETKFTDVCALARDCNGSMIDGSTRLCVSGSSLEAEARASLEAVELSERIPHVPILLESDSKYLVDSINNISSNCHWRIAPIISKIKNDITLLHRSTWFWVPREANPAADLVALLVVQKKCSDVWIDRPPSSLVFVLSRDGLPYPLPPNPNCGPS, from the coding sequence ATGGAAACCACCCCACCTGGCCATATTAAAATCAATATTGATGGTGCTTGGATTAAAGAGACAAAATTCACTGATGTTTGTGCTCTAGCTAGAGACTGCAATGGTTCTATGATCGATGGTTCTACTCGTCTTTGTGTTTCTGGCTCCTCTCTTGAGGCTGAAGCTAGAGCTTCTTTGGAAGCAGTAGAGCTATCTGAACGCATCCCACATGTTCCTATCCTCCTTGAATCTGATTCAAAATATTTAGTGGACTCCATCAACAACATTTCAAGCAATTGTCATTGGAGGATTGCTCCAATTATCTCAAAAATCAAGAACGATATTACCTTGTTGCATCGGTCTACTTGGTTTTGGGTCCCAAGAGAAGCGAATCCAGCTGCCGATTTGGTGGCCTTGTTAGTTGTGCAGAAGAAGTGCTCGGACGTCTGGATTGATCGTCCTCCTTCTTCCCTGGTCTTTGTTCTATCCCGTGATGGTTTGCCTTACCCACTGCCTCCCAACCCAAATTGCGGACCCTCTTGA
- the LOC126799809 gene encoding NDR1/HIN1-like protein 10: MAENEEAHLNRAYYGPSVPASKSYHRRSRGSGPLGCCCSCIFSLVFKIIFAAVVFMGLAFLVFWLIVRPTKVKFHVTDATLTQFNFSADSNLHYNLALNLTIRNPNKKIGVYYDRIEARALYEGQRLNTVTLTPFYQGHKTTNVFNPVFKGQQLIVGSDLLEEFNEQKSAGVYEIEMKLYLRIRFKLGGIKTGKFKPRIECDLKVPLSQNGTSVGTFQTEKCSVDYFNY, translated from the coding sequence ATGGCAGAGAATGAAGAAGCCCACTTAAACAGGGCCTACTACGGCCCCTCAGTCCCGGCCAGCAAATCTTACCACCGCCGGAGCCGCGGCAGTGGCCCCCTCGGCTGCTGCTGCAGCTGCATTTTCAGCCtggtattcaagatcatcttcgCAGCTGTAGTCTTTATGGGTCTAGCCTTCCTCGTCTTCTGGCTCATAGTTCGCCCCACCAAAGTCAAGTTTCACGTCACCGACGCCACGCTCACCCAGTTCAACTTCTCCGCCGATAGCAACCTGCACTACAACCTCGCCCTCAACCTCACCATCCGAAACCCCAACAAGAAGATCGGTGTCTACTATGATCGCATCGAAGCTAGAGCTCTTTACGAGGGACAGAGGCTCAATACGGTTACTCTCACGCCATTTTACCAAGGCCATAAAACTACAAACGTATTTAACCCGGTGTTCAAGGGTCAGCAATTGATTGTTGGATCCGACTTGCTTGAGGAGTTTAACGAACAGAAGAGTGCAGGGGTTTACGAGATAGAGATGAAGCTTTATCTGAGGATTCGGTTCAAGTTGGGTGGAATCAAGACCGGAAAGTTTAAGCCTAGAATTGAATGCGACTTGAAGGTTCCTTTGAGCCAGAATGGGACTTCAGTTGGTACTTTTCAGACTGAGAAGTGTTCAGTTGATTACTTTAATTATTGA